CTGCGTCGGTTCCGGCACAAGTCAAACCTGCCCCGGCCCGCCACAAGGCACCGCGGATCGAAGCCGATCCCTTTGTCGTGGAATATGCCGACGCGATGCCGGCGGACCGCTCGCTGGGCGACATCATCGCCGATGTGAAGCGCGAGGCGGTGATGAACTGACCGGCCCCAGATCAGGCAGGGACCGGTCTTTACCGCTTATTCGGTGTCGGCGGCCTTTTCGCCCTCGGCGCCTTCTGCCGGATTCTCGAACCAGGCCTCGACCTCGCCCGACAGCTTGATGGTCAGCGGGTTGCCGTGACGGTCACGGGTCTTGCCGGCGGCGACGCGAATCCAACCTTCGGAAATCGAATATTCCTCTACATCCTTGCGCTCGCGTCCCTTGAAGCGAATGCCGATACCGCGCTGCAGTACCTCCATGTCGAAGAAGGGGCTGCGCGGGTTGGTGGACAGATGGTCGGGGGGCGTGTCGCTCATGATCTCAATTTCCCTGAAAATGCTGCGCAGCGCCTACTATCTCCTGACCATGGGCGTCAACCGCCGCCCGGACGTCCGGCGTCGCAGTAAATGCGGCGGATGATACCCAGGTCCAACCAGGTGACGAAGCGGTTCTGCGCATCGGTTAGTCCGGCAAAGGGATAGGCGATGGGCTGGTCGCCGACCGCGCGGCTGGCGGCGGTCAGGCGCATCATGGCATCGGGGGTGACGGTCAGGATGCGACCACGCCGATCGGTCGATGCGCTGTTGATGCCGACCACGCGACCGTCGGTGGAAAAGACTGGCCCGCCGCTGATCCCGGACAAGGTGCCATCGCCTTCCGGTACCCGGCCGCGCTCGGCCCAGACCAGGACCGGCTGGTCAATACCGCTGCTGCCGCGTCGCGCTTCGCTGCGGCCGATCAGTTCGGACAGGACAAGGGTAGGTTCGCCCGCCGGAAAGCCCATATGATAGCCGGTCGATCCCGGAGCGGGTGCCCCCGCGCGCAAGGGCAGGGCGGCGGGGCTCGCCGGGCCGCGTGGAATGATCGCAGCATCGGCCTCCCGGCTCTCCAATATACGCGGCACTTCCAGGGCGCGACCACGCTGTTCCAGCCCGACGCGGGTGCAACCGCTGGTCACATGTTCGGCGGTCAGCCATGCGCCCTGCCTGTCGACGGCAAAGGCGGTGCCCATCGAATCGGCGGGGCCGCCGGGGCGATCCTCGATCACATATTGCTCGGCGCTGCCTTGCGGCAGTGGCCGGCGTGGCGAT
The sequence above is drawn from the Sphingobium sp. AP49 genome and encodes:
- a CDS encoding serine protease; translation: MPWLLGLILLLAWLGEMQGPPLQVEQFDPRSPRRPLPQGSAEQYVIEDRPGGPADSMGTAFAVDRQGAWLTAEHVTSGCTRVGLEQRGRALEVPRILESREADAAIIPRGPASPAALPLRAGAPAPGSTGYHMGFPAGEPTLVLSELIGRSEARRGSSGIDQPVLVWAERGRVPEGDGTLSGISGGPVFSTDGRVVGINSASTDRRGRILTVTPDAMMRLTAASRAVGDQPIAYPFAGLTDAQNRFVTWLDLGIIRRIYCDAGRPGGG
- a CDS encoding DUF3297 family protein, which produces MSDTPPDHLSTNPRSPFFDMEVLQRGIGIRFKGRERKDVEEYSISEGWIRVAAGKTRDRHGNPLTIKLSGEVEAWFENPAEGAEGEKAADTE